In Corynebacterium afermentans subsp. afermentans, a genomic segment contains:
- the guaB gene encoding IMP dehydrogenase, giving the protein MANERVWTGGDDPEKVALRGLTFDDVLLLPAESHIVPSEVSTASQFTKNIRLGLPIASAAMDTVTESRMAIAMARQGGIGVVHRNLSAQDQAEHVDIVKRSESGMVSNPVTATPDMTLEDVDALCARFRISGLPVVDDGGRLVGIITNRDMRFEADFQRKVAEVMTPMPLVVAPEGVDKQEALALLSSNKVEKLPIVAADGTLAGLITVKDFVKSEQYPNASKDADGRLLVAAGVGTGEDSFDRAGLLVEAGVDALVVDSAHAHNNRVLEMVSRVKKEFGDRVDVIGGNLATRSAAKAMIDAGADAIKVGIGPGSICTTRVVAGVGAPQITSILEASVPAKAAGVPIIADGGMQFSGDVAKALAAGASTVMLGSMLAGTAEAPGEIVVVGGKQYKRYRGMGSMGAMQGRGLTGEKRSFSKDRYFQADVTSEDKLVPEGVEGRVPFRGELDSITHQIVGGLRAAMGYTGAASIEELQTKQFVQITAAGLRESHPHDITQTVEAPNYRQ; this is encoded by the coding sequence ATGGCTAACGAGCGTGTGTGGACTGGTGGGGACGATCCGGAAAAGGTCGCGCTGCGTGGCCTGACCTTCGACGATGTGCTGCTGCTGCCGGCGGAGTCCCACATTGTCCCGTCAGAGGTGAGCACCGCCTCCCAGTTCACCAAAAACATCCGTCTGGGCTTGCCTATCGCCTCTGCCGCGATGGACACGGTTACCGAGTCCCGCATGGCGATTGCGATGGCGCGTCAGGGCGGCATCGGCGTGGTGCACCGCAACTTAAGCGCCCAGGACCAGGCGGAGCACGTCGACATCGTCAAGCGCTCCGAGTCCGGCATGGTTTCCAACCCGGTGACCGCAACCCCGGACATGACGCTTGAAGACGTGGACGCCCTCTGCGCTCGCTTCCGCATCTCCGGCCTGCCGGTGGTGGACGACGGCGGCCGCCTGGTGGGCATCATTACCAACCGCGACATGCGTTTTGAGGCGGATTTCCAGCGCAAGGTGGCTGAGGTTATGACCCCGATGCCGCTCGTGGTGGCACCGGAGGGCGTCGATAAGCAAGAAGCTTTGGCGCTGTTGTCCTCCAATAAGGTGGAGAAGCTGCCGATCGTGGCGGCGGACGGCACCCTGGCCGGCCTGATCACCGTGAAGGACTTTGTCAAGAGTGAGCAGTACCCGAACGCCTCCAAGGACGCCGACGGCCGTCTGCTCGTCGCCGCTGGCGTGGGCACCGGCGAAGATTCCTTCGACCGCGCGGGTCTGCTGGTGGAAGCTGGCGTGGATGCGCTCGTGGTGGATTCCGCGCACGCGCACAACAACCGCGTGCTCGAGATGGTCTCGCGCGTGAAGAAGGAATTCGGCGACCGCGTGGACGTCATCGGAGGCAACCTGGCCACCCGTAGCGCGGCGAAGGCCATGATCGACGCTGGCGCTGACGCGATCAAGGTGGGCATCGGCCCAGGCTCCATCTGCACTACTCGCGTGGTGGCAGGCGTGGGCGCGCCGCAGATCACCTCGATCCTCGAGGCGTCCGTCCCGGCGAAGGCCGCAGGCGTTCCGATCATCGCCGACGGCGGCATGCAATTCTCCGGCGACGTAGCCAAGGCGCTGGCGGCGGGCGCGTCCACCGTGATGCTCGGCTCCATGCTTGCCGGCACCGCAGAGGCCCCGGGCGAGATCGTGGTCGTGGGCGGCAAGCAGTACAAGCGCTACCGCGGCATGGGATCTATGGGCGCCATGCAGGGCCGCGGCCTGACCGGCGAGAAGCGCTCCTTCTCCAAGGACCGCTACTTCCAGGCTGATGTGACCAGCGAGGACAAGCTGGTGCCGGAGGGCGTCGAGGGTCGTGTGCCGTTCCGCGGCGAACTGGACTCCATTACCCACCAGATTGTCGGCGGCCTGCGCGCCGCCATGGGCTACACCGGTGCTGCCTCCATCGAGGAGCTGCAGACGAAGCAGTTCGTCCAGATCACCGCCGCCGGCCTGCGCGAGTCGCACCCGCACGACATCACGCAGACCGTCGAGGCGCCGAACTACCGCCAGTAG
- a CDS encoding DUF5319 domain-containing protein, giving the protein MMPLDPFADDPNDPASFIEDDEHAEPLSPAERVAVIQDLSHVRDAKRILKPRGILGVSFLCEDCDQVHYYDWEIMEQNMIASLNNQLPPVHEPSAQPSIEAYVPWDYAMGYLDGLEGR; this is encoded by the coding sequence ATGATGCCACTGGACCCGTTTGCGGACGACCCTAACGACCCGGCATCCTTCATCGAGGACGATGAGCACGCCGAGCCGCTGTCGCCCGCAGAACGCGTCGCAGTGATCCAGGATCTCTCGCACGTGCGAGACGCGAAGCGCATACTCAAACCCCGCGGCATTCTCGGGGTGTCATTCCTCTGCGAGGACTGCGACCAAGTCCACTACTACGACTGGGAGATCATGGAGCAAAACATGATCGCCTCGTTGAACAACCAGCTTCCGCCCGTGCATGAGCCCAGCGCGCAGCCGAGCATCGAGGCGTACGTGCCCTGGGACTACGCCATGGGCTACCTCGACGGCTTAGAGGGGCGCTAG
- a CDS encoding IS1249 family transposase, translating into MSKNQPRCHCGGEMKRNGTTSKGTTRWRCKRCGASSVKRRSDITNAAAFTVFIDHLTTGASLDTVARRVGCSPRTMQRRFEPFWFVDVPDPTAGHDKRVYDQIFLDGTYTAGGCLIVAATIDHVIAWHWCKHETTRDYQLLLERIEAPLIAVIDGGQGAYSAIKKCWPTTKIQRCLVHAQRVVRRYTTSNPRTDAGRTIYRLALKLTRITTLDEAAAWGAQLHEFSTLYRSWMDEKTLVKDPKTGAWTRVWTHHNVRKAYNSLNHLWRSEMLFVYLNPPKAVLQPEWIKSTTNSLEGGINAQLKLLARTHRGRSGERQRRMLDWWLYLKTELPDDPVRIASQSDWGQGQLAKVSTLTRNENEADHETGRPALYDNAIDTNYTHSIGIQKGQI; encoded by the coding sequence ATGTCAAAGAACCAACCACGCTGCCACTGCGGCGGAGAAATGAAACGAAACGGCACCACTAGCAAAGGCACCACCAGGTGGCGCTGCAAACGATGCGGCGCCTCCAGCGTGAAACGCAGAAGCGACATCACCAACGCGGCGGCGTTCACCGTCTTCATCGACCACCTCACCACCGGCGCCAGCCTCGATACCGTTGCCCGCCGTGTGGGGTGCTCACCGCGCACGATGCAACGTCGATTCGAACCGTTCTGGTTCGTTGATGTGCCTGACCCCACCGCCGGCCACGACAAGCGGGTCTACGACCAGATCTTCCTTGACGGCACCTACACCGCTGGCGGCTGCTTGATCGTCGCGGCGACGATCGACCACGTGATTGCCTGGCACTGGTGCAAACACGAAACCACCCGCGACTACCAACTGCTGCTTGAGCGCATCGAAGCCCCACTCATCGCCGTCATCGACGGCGGCCAAGGCGCATACAGCGCGATCAAAAAGTGCTGGCCGACTACGAAAATTCAACGCTGCCTCGTCCACGCCCAACGCGTGGTACGCCGCTACACCACCAGTAACCCACGCACCGATGCCGGGCGCACCATCTACCGACTTGCGCTGAAGCTGACCCGGATCACCACGCTGGATGAAGCCGCTGCATGGGGTGCGCAGCTGCACGAGTTCTCCACGCTCTACCGGTCATGGATGGACGAGAAAACCCTGGTCAAAGATCCCAAAACCGGTGCATGGACCCGCGTGTGGACGCATCACAACGTGCGCAAGGCATACAACAGCCTCAACCATCTTTGGCGGTCCGAGATGCTGTTTGTCTACCTCAACCCGCCAAAAGCAGTACTTCAACCAGAGTGGATCAAATCCACCACCAACAGCCTGGAAGGCGGCATCAACGCCCAGCTCAAACTGCTCGCCAGAACACACCGCGGCAGATCAGGTGAACGACAACGCCGCATGCTGGATTGGTGGCTCTATTTGAAAACGGAACTGCCTGACGATCCAGTACGAATCGCCAGTCAGTCCGACTGGGGCCAGGGCCAACTCGCCAAAGTATCCACCCTGACCCGAAACGAGAACGAAGCCGACCACGAAACCGGACGACCAGCCCTCTACGACAACGCTATCGACACCAACTACACACACTCAATCGGCATCCAAAAAGGCCAAATCTAA
- a CDS encoding GuaB3 family IMP dehydrogenase-related protein: MRDYVEIGLGREARRAYDLGDLSIVPKRRTRSSKDVDTSWNIDAYTFDIPLVSHPTDALASPEFIIEMGKQGGLGVIDAEGLWGRHADLEGAVKKVVDSCEDAWGIDSEEKYQEYMDSEERSVRTLQELHAAERDTDLLTERIAQVRDSGVTVAVRVSPQNARELAPVVIAAGAEILFIQGSIVSAEHVQQGGEPLDLKEFVGSLDVPVVAGGVFDYSTATHLMRSGVAGVIVGSGDANTVVNVPMATAIADVAAARRDYLDETGGRYVHVLADTSLWEPGAVALAIACGADAVMLGRNLVQASEAAANGVYWEAQTAHPRFPRGGVSKHAVSGKRVPLETVLFGPSSDPYGRLNIVGGLKRIMAKCGYTDVKAFQKADLAIRN, from the coding sequence ATGCGCGACTACGTGGAAATCGGCCTCGGCCGCGAGGCCCGCAGGGCGTACGACTTGGGCGACCTTTCAATCGTGCCGAAGCGCCGCACCCGTTCTTCGAAGGACGTGGACACGAGCTGGAACATCGACGCCTACACCTTCGATATCCCGCTTGTTTCTCACCCGACGGACGCGCTGGCCAGCCCCGAGTTCATCATCGAGATGGGCAAGCAGGGCGGCCTCGGCGTGATCGACGCCGAGGGGCTTTGGGGCCGCCATGCCGACCTCGAGGGCGCGGTGAAGAAGGTCGTGGACTCGTGCGAGGACGCCTGGGGTATCGACTCGGAAGAGAAGTACCAGGAGTACATGGACTCGGAGGAGCGCTCCGTTCGCACGCTGCAGGAGCTGCACGCAGCGGAGCGTGATACCGATTTGCTCACTGAGCGCATCGCCCAGGTGCGCGACTCCGGGGTCACAGTGGCGGTGCGCGTGAGCCCACAGAACGCGCGCGAACTGGCACCGGTGGTCATCGCGGCAGGTGCGGAGATTCTGTTCATCCAGGGTTCTATCGTCTCCGCCGAGCACGTGCAGCAGGGCGGCGAACCGCTCGACCTTAAGGAGTTCGTCGGCTCGTTGGACGTGCCGGTGGTCGCGGGCGGCGTGTTCGACTACTCCACGGCAACACACCTGATGCGCTCCGGAGTGGCCGGCGTGATTGTGGGCTCCGGCGACGCCAACACGGTGGTCAACGTCCCCATGGCGACGGCGATCGCCGACGTGGCGGCAGCGCGCCGCGACTACCTGGATGAGACCGGTGGGCGCTACGTGCACGTGCTGGCGGACACCTCCCTGTGGGAGCCCGGCGCTGTTGCCCTTGCTATCGCGTGCGGGGCAGATGCAGTTATGCTCGGCCGAAATTTGGTGCAGGCGTCCGAGGCTGCGGCGAACGGGGTGTACTGGGAGGCGCAGACGGCGCACCCGCGCTTTCCCCGTGGTGGCGTGAGCAAGCATGCGGTATCGGGCAAGCGTGTGCCGTTGGAGACGGTTCTGTTCGGGCCGTCGAGCGATCCATACGGCCGTCTGAACATCGTCGGAGGTCTCAAGAGAATCATGGCCAAGTGTGGTTATACTGATGTGAAAGCTTTTCAGAAAGCAGATCTGGCAATCCGTAATTAA